A window from Roseburia sp. 499 encodes these proteins:
- a CDS encoding methyl-accepting chemotaxis protein: MEVSGKTIDNSMEMKADMEKLLEIISHMNEVIAAINGISAQTNLLALNASIEAARAGEAGKGFAVVAEEIRNLADETKALLLIWMDFCQVFITTTVSASQEIYSSVVQLEEQAVKVEEETVVLNEQANTMKQVSNSLEEIIKPVSVIESQMDETAKRMGRMSEDVFYMLDNQMFVNAVQGAITAHQNWVSTLEKIVTEGVIVPLQTDASKCGFGHSYYAMKPKNTQIKSVWDGIEAKHNELHGIGKSAIQAVWDEDEIKAQEELERAQQLSKEVIGEFQKILEIVEELERKKEQVFR, encoded by the coding sequence ATGGAAGTTTCTGGTAAGACCATTGATAATTCCATGGAAATGAAAGCTGATATGGAAAAATTACTGGAAATTATATCACATATGAATGAGGTAATTGCTGCTATTAATGGAATTTCAGCACAGACCAACCTGTTAGCTCTGAATGCCAGTATAGAGGCAGCTAGAGCAGGAGAAGCAGGAAAAGGATTTGCAGTAGTAGCAGAGGAGATTCGTAATTTGGCAGATGAGACAAAAGCCTTACTGCTAATATGGATGGATTTTTGTCAAGTATTCATTACTACGACAGTTTCTGCAAGTCAGGAAATCTACAGTTCTGTTGTTCAATTAGAAGAGCAGGCGGTGAAGGTAGAGGAAGAAACGGTAGTTTTAAATGAACAGGCAAATACTATGAAGCAGGTAAGTAATTCCTTGGAAGAGATTATTAAACCGGTGTCTGTCATTGAGAGTCAGATGGACGAAACGGCAAAGCGTATGGGAAGAATGTCAGAAGATGTATTTTATATGCTAGATAATCAGATGTTTGTAAATGCTGTTCAGGGAGCTATTACAGCTCATCAGAATTGGGTAAGCACCTTAGAAAAAATTGTAACAGAAGGGGTTATTGTTCCACTTCAGACAGATGCTTCTAAATGTGGATTTGGGCACTCTTATTATGCGATGAAACCGAAGAATACACAGATAAAGAGTGTATGGGATGGAATTGAAGCAAAGCATAATGAACTTCATGGAATCGGAAAAAGTGCAATTCAGGCAGTATGGGATGAAGATGAAATAAAAGCGCAGGAAGAGTTAGAGCGTGCACAACAGCTTTCGAAAGAAGTGATTGGGGAATTCCAAAAGATTCTTGAGATTGTGGAAGAACTAGAACGTAAAAAAGAGCAGGTATTTAGATAA
- the der gene encoding ribosome biogenesis GTPase Der: MSKPIVAVVGRPNVGKSTLFNVLAGERISIVQDTPGVTRDRIYADVSWLNMAFTLIDTGGIEPESKDIILSQMREQAQIAIDTADVIIFMVDVRQGLVDADSKVADMLRRSHKPVILVVNKVDSFEKFMPDVYEFYNLGIGDPIPISAASRLGLGDMLDEVAKHFPEDVEDEVEDDRPKVAIIGKPNVGKSSLINKLVGEDRVIVSDIAGTTRDAIDTAIKYNGTEYVFIDTAGLRRKNKIKEELERYSIIRAVTAVERADVVIIVIDATEGVTEQDAKIAGIAHERGKGIIIAVNKWDAIEKDDKTIYKHTERIRQILSFMPYAEILFISAKTGQRTQKLFEMIDMVLENNSMRVATGVLNEIMSEAVAMQQPPSDKGKRLKLYYITQVAVKPPTFVIFVNDKELMHFSYTRYLENRIRDAFGFKGTSLKFIIRERKED; the protein is encoded by the coding sequence ATGAGTAAACCGATAGTAGCAGTTGTAGGACGTCCAAATGTGGGAAAATCTACACTGTTTAATGTGTTAGCCGGAGAACGTATTTCTATTGTACAGGATACGCCCGGGGTTACAAGAGATAGAATATATGCAGATGTGAGTTGGCTGAATATGGCATTTACCCTGATTGATACAGGAGGAATTGAGCCAGAGAGTAAGGATATTATTTTATCACAGATGAGAGAACAGGCACAGATTGCTATTGATACAGCAGATGTAATTATTTTTATGGTGGATGTGCGTCAAGGATTAGTGGATGCAGATTCTAAAGTGGCAGATATGTTACGCCGTTCTCATAAGCCTGTAATATTAGTGGTAAATAAGGTAGATAGTTTTGAAAAATTCATGCCGGATGTATATGAATTTTATAATCTTGGAATTGGTGATCCGATTCCGATTTCTGCCGCTTCCCGATTGGGATTGGGAGATATGCTGGATGAAGTGGCAAAGCATTTTCCAGAGGATGTAGAAGACGAGGTAGAGGATGATAGACCAAAAGTGGCCATCATTGGAAAACCAAATGTAGGAAAGTCTTCGTTGATTAACAAGCTGGTAGGTGAGGATAGAGTGATTGTATCCGATATTGCAGGAACTACCAGAGATGCTATTGATACTGCAATAAAATATAATGGTACCGAATATGTATTTATAGATACAGCAGGATTGCGTCGTAAGAATAAAATAAAGGAAGAACTGGAACGTTACAGTATTATTCGTGCAGTTACGGCGGTAGAACGTGCTGATGTAGTGATTATCGTGATTGATGCAACAGAAGGTGTAACGGAACAGGATGCTAAGATTGCCGGAATCGCTCATGAACGTGGAAAAGGAATTATTATTGCAGTAAATAAGTGGGATGCCATTGAAAAGGATGATAAGACCATTTATAAGCATACAGAGCGTATTCGTCAGATTTTGAGTTTTATGCCATATGCAGAAATTTTATTTATTTCTGCTAAAACAGGGCAGCGTACCCAGAAGTTGTTTGAAATGATTGATATGGTTTTGGAAAACAATTCTATGCGTGTGGCTACAGGAGTGTTGAATGAGATTATGTCTGAGGCAGTTGCAATGCAACAGCCGCCATCCGATAAGGGAAAGAGGCTAAAACTGTATTATATTACGCAGGTAGCAGTAAAGCCGCCAACCTTTGTTATTTTTGTAAATGATAAGGAATTGATGCATTTCTCCTATACCAGATATCTGGAGAACCGGATCAGAGATGCCTTTGGATTCAAAGGAACATCATTAAAATTTATTATACGTGAGAGAAAGGAAGATTAA
- a CDS encoding DUF512 domain-containing protein — protein sequence MKEHIIYKVLPGSIAEELEVEPGDVLVSVNDHEIEDIFDYHYYTNEEYLTVVIRKPDGEEWELEIEKEYEDDLGIEFENGLMDDYKSCHNKCIFCFIDQMPKGMRDTLYFKDDDSRLSFLQGNYVTLTNMKEHDLDRIIEYKLGPINVSVQTMNPELRCKMLNNRFAGDALKKLERLYEAGIPMNGQIVLCKGVNDGAELERSIQELMEYMPIMESVSVVPVGLSKYRDGLYPLEPFEKEDACEVIDMIERYQKECVKQYGLHFIHASDEWYLLAERELPKADNYDGYIQLENGVGMLRLLRDEFAEALEQLGTDEVTKEEYHITIATGLLAAPTLQELSEDFSKKFPQAKIEVVSIRNDFFGERITVSGLLTGQDLIAQLKDRNLGEKLLLPCNLLRSGEEVLLDDITLDELKKTLQVPIDIVKSSGRDLVSCLVKHP from the coding sequence TTGAAAGAACATATCATATATAAGGTTTTGCCAGGAAGTATCGCAGAGGAACTGGAAGTAGAACCGGGAGATGTGCTAGTTTCTGTGAACGACCACGAGATAGAGGATATTTTTGATTATCATTATTATACGAATGAGGAATATCTTACCGTAGTGATACGAAAGCCCGACGGTGAAGAATGGGAATTGGAAATTGAAAAAGAATATGAAGATGATTTGGGAATCGAATTTGAAAATGGTTTGATGGATGATTACAAATCCTGTCATAATAAATGTATTTTTTGTTTTATTGACCAGATGCCAAAGGGAATGCGTGATACTCTTTATTTTAAGGATGATGATTCCAGACTGTCTTTTTTGCAAGGAAATTATGTGACTCTTACAAATATGAAGGAACATGATTTGGATAGAATTATTGAGTACAAGCTTGGACCTATCAATGTATCGGTACAGACTATGAATCCTGAATTGCGTTGTAAGATGTTAAATAATCGTTTTGCAGGAGATGCGTTGAAAAAGTTAGAGCGGCTTTATGAAGCGGGAATTCCAATGAATGGACAGATTGTGCTTTGTAAAGGAGTCAATGATGGTGCAGAACTGGAACGGAGTATTCAAGAGTTAATGGAGTATATGCCTATTATGGAAAGTGTATCTGTCGTTCCGGTAGGATTAAGTAAGTACCGAGATGGGCTATATCCGTTAGAGCCTTTTGAAAAAGAGGATGCTTGTGAAGTCATTGATATGATTGAAAGATATCAGAAGGAATGTGTGAAACAGTATGGACTTCACTTTATTCATGCCAGTGACGAATGGTATCTACTGGCAGAGCGTGAACTTCCAAAAGCGGATAATTATGATGGCTATATTCAATTGGAAAATGGTGTAGGAATGCTTCGTCTTTTAAGAGATGAATTTGCAGAAGCATTGGAGCAACTTGGAACAGATGAAGTTACGAAGGAAGAATATCATATTACCATAGCAACGGGATTGCTTGCAGCACCAACACTACAGGAACTTAGTGAAGATTTCAGTAAGAAGTTTCCACAGGCAAAAATTGAAGTAGTATCCATCAGAAATGATTTCTTTGGAGAAAGAATTACGGTATCGGGATTATTAACCGGACAAGACTTAATTGCGCAGTTAAAGGATAGGAATCTGGGAGAAAAATTATTATTACCTTGCAACCTTTTGCGTAGTGGAGAAGAAGTTTTATTAGACGATATTACATTAGATGAATTGAAAAAAACTTTACAAGTACCAATAGATATTGTAAAATCAAGCGGTCGGGACTTGGTGTCCTGCCTTGTGAAACACCCTTAG
- a CDS encoding DNA gyrase/topoisomerase IV subunit B — MAKKQEYGAGNITVLEGLEAVRKRPGMYIGSVSRKGLNHLIYEIVDNSVDEHLAGYCDTIKVTLEADGSCTVEDNGRGIPVGMHAKGVSAARLVFTTLHAGGKFDNDAYKTSGGLHGVGSSVVNALSTYLDLEVYLDGKIHHDRYEKGNPVVELENGLLPTLGNTKKTGTKINFLPDPEIFEKTRFKEDDVKSRLHETAYLNPNLTIIYEDKRGEETEHIEFHEEEGIIGFVKDLNKKVEVVHDVVYFKGESEGIIVEAAFQYTNEFHENVLGFCNNIYNAEGGTHLTGFKATFTTVINNYARELGILKEKDANFTGTDVRNGLTAVVSVKHPAPRFEGQTKTKLDNQDAARATGKVTGEEIQLYFDKNLDTLKNVIACAEKAAKIRKTEEKAKTNLLTKQKFSFDSNGKLANCESRDASKCEIFIVEGDSAGGSAKTARDRNFQAILPIRGKILNVEKASIDKVLANAEIKTMINAFGCGFSEGYGNDFDITKLRYDKIIIMADADVDGAHISTLLLTLFYRFMPELIFEGHIYIAMPPLYKAIPSKGEEEYLYDDAALEKYRKTHKGSFTLQRYKGLGEMDAQQLWETTLDPKTRILKKVEIEDARMASDVTEMLMGTEVPPRREFIHEHAHDAELDV, encoded by the coding sequence ATGGCAAAGAAACAGGAGTATGGAGCCGGGAATATTACGGTTTTAGAGGGGCTTGAGGCTGTACGGAAAAGACCTGGTATGTATATCGGAAGTGTTTCCAGAAAGGGACTTAATCATCTGATTTATGAAATCGTAGATAACTCCGTGGATGAACATCTGGCAGGCTACTGTGATACCATCAAAGTAACTTTGGAAGCGGATGGTTCCTGTACGGTAGAGGATAATGGACGAGGTATTCCGGTAGGAATGCATGCTAAGGGTGTTTCTGCGGCACGTCTGGTATTTACCACACTGCATGCAGGAGGAAAGTTTGATAATGATGCCTATAAGACCAGTGGTGGATTACATGGTGTGGGTTCTTCTGTTGTAAATGCATTGTCCACTTATTTGGATTTAGAGGTATATTTGGACGGAAAAATACACCATGATCGTTATGAAAAGGGAAATCCGGTAGTAGAACTGGAAAATGGACTGCTTCCTACCTTGGGAAATACCAAAAAGACCGGAACAAAGATTAACTTTTTACCGGACCCGGAGATTTTTGAAAAGACAAGATTTAAAGAAGATGATGTAAAGAGCCGTCTCCATGAGACTGCCTATTTGAATCCGAACTTAACTATTATATATGAAGATAAACGTGGCGAAGAGACAGAACATATTGAATTCCATGAGGAAGAAGGCATTATCGGCTTTGTCAAGGATTTAAATAAAAAGGTAGAAGTAGTGCATGATGTGGTGTATTTTAAGGGAGAAAGCGAAGGCATTATCGTAGAAGCAGCTTTTCAATATACCAATGAGTTTCATGAGAATGTACTGGGATTCTGTAATAATATTTATAACGCAGAAGGCGGAACGCACCTGACCGGATTTAAAGCAACTTTCACCACTGTTATCAATAATTATGCCAGAGAGCTTGGTATTTTAAAGGAAAAGGATGCAAACTTTACCGGAACAGATGTAAGAAATGGCTTGACAGCAGTTGTTTCCGTAAAACATCCTGCACCGAGATTTGAAGGACAGACCAAGACAAAGTTGGATAATCAGGATGCGGCAAGGGCTACGGGTAAAGTAACTGGAGAAGAGATTCAGCTTTATTTTGATAAGAATTTGGATACACTGAAAAACGTAATTGCATGTGCGGAAAAGGCAGCAAAGATTCGTAAGACCGAGGAAAAAGCCAAGACGAACCTTTTGACAAAACAGAAATTTTCTTTTGATTCTAACGGAAAACTGGCAAACTGTGAGAGCAGAGATGCATCTAAGTGTGAAATATTTATTGTAGAGGGAGATTCTGCGGGAGGTTCCGCAAAGACTGCAAGAGACCGTAACTTCCAGGCGATTCTTCCTATTCGTGGTAAAATATTAAATGTAGAAAAGGCAAGTATCGATAAGGTGTTAGCGAATGCAGAAATTAAGACCATGATAAATGCCTTTGGGTGTGGATTCTCCGAAGGTTATGGTAATGATTTTGATATTACCAAGCTTCGTTATGACAAGATTATTATTATGGCCGATGCCGATGTGGATGGTGCGCATATTTCTACATTACTTTTGACATTATTCTATCGGTTTATGCCGGAATTAATTTTTGAAGGGCATATTTATATTGCAATGCCGCCACTTTATAAAGCAATTCCATCCAAGGGAGAAGAGGAATACTTATATGATGATGCGGCATTAGAAAAGTATCGTAAGACACATAAAGGTTCATTTACCTTACAACGTTACAAAGGTCTTGGAGAAATGGATGCCCAGCAGCTTTGGGAGACAACCTTAGACCCGAAAACGCGAATTCTGAAAAAAGTAGAAATTGAAGATGCAAGA
- the ltrA gene encoding group II intron reverse transcriptase/maturase — MNESKQYEIPKKAVIEAYKRVKANKGSAGIDGIDFEKFEGKLNNNLYKIWNRMSSGSYFPSPVMAVEIPKKTGGVRRLGIPTITDRVAQMVARMYVESAVEPMFCDDSYGYRPNKSALDAIEMTRKRCWYYDYVIELDVKGLFDNIDHELLMRVVRRHVKEVWICMYIERWLKTPFVLRNGEVIERNAGTPQGGVISPVLANMFLHYVFDMWMKRNFPQAPFERYADDGVVHCKTKGEALFIKECLVKRFAECKLELHPIKTRIVYCKDKDRTRNEDLTEFDFLGYTFKAVYIMCKDGKMRSNFIASVSKTSAKTFRDKIKSLEIHKKTGCKIDMIAKILNPMLRGWINYFGKFNPSAMKYTLQCVERRLVKWAMCKYKNFRGHRQRAEKWLLSVRKREPKLFAHWSKMYLYC, encoded by the coding sequence ATGAACGAGAGCAAGCAATACGAAATACCAAAGAAGGCTGTCATTGAAGCATACAAAAGAGTTAAGGCTAATAAAGGAAGTGCTGGAATAGACGGTATAGATTTTGAAAAGTTTGAAGGAAAACTCAATAACAATCTCTATAAAATATGGAATCGAATGAGTTCAGGCAGTTATTTTCCATCACCTGTAATGGCGGTAGAAATACCAAAGAAAACAGGAGGTGTCAGACGATTAGGTATACCAACTATAACAGATAGAGTGGCACAAATGGTGGCAAGAATGTACGTGGAAAGTGCAGTAGAGCCTATGTTTTGTGATGACTCTTATGGATATAGACCTAACAAGTCAGCTTTGGATGCGATAGAGATGACAAGAAAGAGATGTTGGTACTATGATTATGTAATAGAATTGGACGTGAAAGGTCTATTTGATAACATTGACCATGAGTTACTAATGAGAGTTGTGCGAAGACATGTCAAAGAGGTGTGGATATGCATGTACATTGAAAGGTGGCTCAAAACTCCTTTTGTATTGAGGAATGGCGAGGTAATAGAGCGAAATGCGGGAACACCACAGGGTGGAGTTATTAGTCCTGTGCTTGCGAATATGTTCTTACATTATGTCTTTGATATGTGGATGAAAAGAAATTTTCCACAGGCACCATTTGAAAGATATGCAGATGATGGAGTTGTACATTGTAAAACTAAAGGAGAGGCTCTTTTCATAAAGGAATGTTTGGTAAAGAGATTTGCAGAGTGCAAACTTGAACTACATCCGATTAAAACAAGAATTGTGTACTGCAAAGACAAGGATAGAACGAGGAATGAGGATTTAACAGAGTTTGATTTTCTTGGATATACCTTCAAAGCTGTATACATTATGTGTAAAGATGGGAAAATGCGTTCAAACTTTATTGCATCAGTCAGTAAAACGTCAGCTAAAACATTCAGGGATAAGATAAAATCGTTAGAAATTCACAAGAAAACTGGGTGTAAAATCGACATGATTGCAAAAATTTTAAATCCAATGTTGAGAGGTTGGATTAACTACTTTGGGAAATTCAATCCTTCAGCGATGAAATATACACTTCAGTGTGTAGAGCGTAGATTAGTTAAATGGGCAATGTGTAAATATAAAAATTTCCGTGGACACAGACAAAGGGCAGAAAAATGGCTCTTGTCTGTAAGAAAACGAGAGCCTAAGTTATTTGCTCATTGGAGCAAAATGTATTTGTATTGTTAA
- the plsY gene encoding glycerol-3-phosphate 1-O-acyltransferase PlsY, with translation MILSRGICLAIGYIFGLFQTGYIYGKAHNVDIRQQGSGNAGTTNALRTLGWKAGLVTFIGDLGKAMLSMLIAWLLFHEKYPDGVKLLEMYAGFGAVLGHNFPFYLKFKGGKGIACTSGFILAFDPLMAPVCLILFIGAVAITRYVSLGSILVVISFFVQLVIFGQKNMLGVNTNLLPEVYIVGGLFTLLALWRHRANIKRLLSGTENKLSFHKKEEK, from the coding sequence ATGATTTTAAGCAGGGGGATTTGTCTTGCTATTGGTTATATCTTTGGTCTGTTTCAGACTGGCTATATTTATGGAAAGGCGCATAATGTTGATATTCGTCAACAGGGAAGTGGTAATGCAGGAACAACGAATGCTCTTCGTACTCTGGGATGGAAGGCAGGACTTGTTACATTTATTGGAGATTTGGGAAAAGCAATGCTTTCTATGTTAATAGCTTGGCTGTTATTTCATGAAAAGTATCCGGATGGAGTAAAACTGTTGGAAATGTATGCAGGATTTGGAGCAGTTTTAGGACATAATTTTCCATTTTATTTGAAATTTAAGGGAGGAAAGGGAATTGCATGTACCTCAGGATTCATTTTGGCATTTGATCCGCTTATGGCTCCGGTTTGTTTGATTCTTTTTATTGGTGCGGTGGCAATTACCAGATATGTATCCCTTGGGTCTATTTTGGTAGTAATAAGCTTTTTTGTTCAGCTTGTGATATTTGGTCAGAAGAATATGTTGGGAGTGAACACGAATTTATTGCCGGAAGTTTATATCGTAGGAGGATTATTTACGCTTCTTGCATTATGGCGTCATAGAGCGAATATAAAACGTTTGCTGAGTGGAACGGAAAATAAGCTTTCTTTTCATAAGAAAGAAGAAAAATAG
- a CDS encoding NAD(P)H-dependent glycerol-3-phosphate dehydrogenase, which yields MAKVSVIGAGSWGIALATVLNKNGHEVTIWSILEDEINMLQEKHEHVTKLPGVKLSEKIQYTTNLEEAIQGKNLLVLAVPSVYVRSTAKNMKELVAEGQLIVNVGKGIEESSLKILSDVIEEEIPQANVTILSGPSHAEEVGRGIPTTCVVGAHDKKTAEYVQNIFMNEEFRIYTSPDMLGIELGGALKNVIALAAGMADGLGYGDNTKAALITRGIAEISRLAVAMGAKQETLGGLTGIGDLIVTCASMHSRNRRAGILIGQGKTMQEAMDEVQMVVEGVYSAKAAMALASKYHISMPIIEQVNQVLFEDKPAREAVSELMLRDKKAEHEDLWKEAEK from the coding sequence ATGGCAAAAGTAAGTGTAATAGGTGCAGGAAGTTGGGGAATTGCCCTTGCCACTGTGTTAAATAAAAATGGACATGAGGTTACTATTTGGTCGATTTTAGAAGATGAAATCAACATGTTACAAGAAAAACATGAGCATGTGACAAAGTTGCCAGGGGTAAAACTTTCGGAAAAGATACAATATACCACAAATCTGGAAGAAGCCATTCAAGGAAAAAATCTTCTGGTTCTGGCAGTTCCTTCCGTGTATGTAAGAAGTACCGCAAAGAATATGAAGGAATTGGTTGCAGAGGGACAGTTGATTGTTAATGTAGGTAAGGGAATCGAAGAAAGTAGTCTTAAGATTTTGTCTGATGTAATTGAAGAAGAGATTCCACAGGCAAATGTAACGATTTTATCAGGTCCAAGCCATGCAGAAGAAGTTGGAAGAGGCATCCCAACCACTTGTGTTGTAGGTGCACATGATAAAAAGACGGCAGAATACGTTCAGAATATATTTATGAATGAAGAATTTCGTATTTATACCAGTCCGGACATGCTGGGAATTGAGTTAGGTGGAGCATTAAAGAATGTTATTGCCCTTGCAGCAGGTATGGCAGATGGTTTAGGATACGGAGATAATACCAAGGCTGCACTTATTACCAGAGGAATTGCTGAAATCAGCAGACTTGCTGTGGCAATGGGCGCAAAGCAGGAGACATTAGGTGGTCTCACAGGAATCGGTGATTTGATTGTAACTTGCGCCAGCATGCATAGCCGAAATCGTCGTGCGGGAATCCTTATTGGACAGGGAAAGACCATGCAGGAAGCTATGGATGAAGTCCAGATGGTAGTAGAGGGAGTTTATTCTGCCAAGGCAGCTATGGCGTTGGCATCAAAGTATCATATTTCAATGCCGATTATTGAACAGGTGAATCAGGTGTTGTTTGAAGATAAGCCGGCAAGAGAGGCTGTATCAGAGCTGATGCTTCGAGACAAGAAGGCAGAGCACGAGGACTTGTGGAAAGAAGCAGAGAAATAG
- the ltrA gene encoding group II intron reverse transcriptase/maturase, with amino-acid sequence MKVTKDGFKDRQLHIEDYLQMVSAEQKEYAEVSACQRITENNDIVTDFQTDKLMEKILSNDNLNQAYKKVKSNKGAGGVDGMSVDELLSFLRDNGKQLKQQLMDGKYKPNPVRRVEIPKETKGEFRKLGVPTVVDRVFQQAITQVLSPIYEEQFSENSYGFRPCRGAQDALKQCQTNVNDGYGYVVDMDLEKFFDTVCQSKLIEVLSRTIKDGRVISLIHKYLNAGIISRGGLERTEVGMPQGGPLSPLLSNIMLNELDKELTRRGHRFVRYADDCMIFCKSRKSAERTLENITPFIEGKLFLKVNREKTCVSHISKVKYLGYSFYNYRGKCRFRVHPKSVTKMKNKIRELTNRSNGWGNEYRALKLTQFIRGWVNYFGMADMKKLLKETDEWLRHKIRAIYWKQWKRVRTKFRELKKLGVDKEKAWICANMRNGNWYCSGYFVLQTAFNNKKLRELGYPTFTEFYLKICEN; translated from the coding sequence ATGAAAGTAACCAAAGATGGATTCAAGGACAGACAACTTCATATTGAAGACTATCTGCAAATGGTATCTGCGGAACAGAAAGAGTATGCAGAAGTGTCCGCCTGTCAGAGGATTACTGAAAACAACGACATCGTCACAGATTTTCAAACGGACAAACTGATGGAAAAGATTTTATCGAATGACAATCTTAATCAAGCATACAAGAAGGTAAAATCTAATAAAGGAGCAGGCGGAGTCGATGGGATGAGCGTGGATGAACTTCTATCGTTTCTCAGAGACAACGGAAAGCAACTGAAACAACAGTTAATGGATGGTAAATATAAACCTAATCCAGTCCGAAGGGTAGAGATACCCAAAGAAACAAAAGGCGAGTTCAGAAAACTGGGAGTACCAACGGTAGTTGACCGTGTCTTTCAACAGGCAATCACACAAGTACTCTCTCCTATTTATGAAGAACAGTTTTCAGAAAACAGTTATGGCTTTCGCCCATGCAGAGGTGCACAAGATGCACTAAAGCAATGCCAGACAAATGTAAATGATGGTTACGGATATGTGGTAGATATGGATTTGGAGAAATTCTTTGATACTGTATGCCAAAGCAAACTCATAGAAGTATTATCACGAACCATCAAGGATGGAAGAGTTATCTCGCTCATTCACAAATACCTCAATGCTGGAATAATCAGCAGAGGGGGACTTGAAAGGACAGAAGTGGGAATGCCACAAGGTGGACCACTTAGCCCGTTACTCAGTAACATAATGCTGAATGAACTAGACAAGGAACTAACACGCAGAGGACACAGATTTGTGCGCTATGCAGATGACTGTATGATATTCTGTAAAAGCAGAAAAAGTGCAGAAAGAACCTTGGAAAACATCACACCATTTATTGAAGGAAAACTTTTCTTAAAAGTAAATCGAGAAAAGACTTGTGTATCACATATCAGCAAAGTCAAATACCTTGGATACAGTTTTTATAACTACCGAGGAAAATGTAGATTCAGAGTACATCCAAAATCAGTTACAAAGATGAAGAATAAAATCAGAGAACTGACAAATAGAAGTAATGGATGGGGAAATGAATATCGAGCATTAAAACTGACACAGTTTATAAGAGGTTGGGTAAACTACTTTGGAATGGCAGATATGAAGAAACTCTTAAAAGAAACAGATGAATGGCTACGCCATAAAATAAGGGCAATCTATTGGAAACAATGGAAGAGGGTCAGAACAAAATTTAGAGAACTCAAAAAGTTAGGTGTGGATAAGGAGAAGGCGTGGATTTGCGCCAATATGCGAAATGGAAACTGGTATTGCAGTGGATATTTTGTCTTGCAGACTGCATTTAACAATAAGAAACTCCGTGAACTTGGATACCCAACATTCACAGAGTTCTATTTGAAAATATGTGAAAACTAA